CCGTCCTGGTAGGTGAGGTTGATCGCGAGACCGTCGATCTTCAGCTCACAGACGTAGCCGACGTCGTCGCGACCGAGACCCTTGCGGACCCGCTGGTCGAACGCGCGGAGCTCCGTTTCGTCGAAGGCGTTGGAGAGCGACAGCATCGGCCGCGCGTGCTCGACCGGGGCGAACCGGTTCGACGCCGGCGCGCCGACCCGCTGCGTCGGCGAGTCGGGCGTGACGAGCTCGGGATGTTTCGCTTCGAGCTGGCGGAGCTCGCGCATGAGCGCGTCGTACGCCTCATCCGCGATCGTCGGCTGGTCGAGGACGTGGTACTCGTAGTTCGCCTTCTCGATCCGGCCGCGCAGCTCCGCAATGCGTTTCTCTGTCGACGACGTGGCCATGCTGCGATTCTCGCTCAGCCGGTCGTGCTAGCGTCGGCGACGATGGCCTCCGCCCCTCCCGTCACCGAGATCGACCTCACCGAGTTCTCCGAGATCGTCGACAACGCCCGCACCGACGGCGAGCGCGGCCAGAACACCGGTGCGGTCGCGACGGCGAACGACGGACGCCCCGACGTCGCACTGAAGGGCAGCCTCATGGTCTGGGATGCCGACCACCTCGCCTGGTGGGAGCGCGGCCGCGCGGAGACCGAGGCCGCGGTGCGCGCCAACCCGCAGGTGGCGGTGATGGTGCGGAACATCGTGCGCGACCGGCGGACGCTGCGCTTCTATGGCGAGGCGCGCATCGTCGATGACGCCGAGCTGCGCGAGCGCGTCTGGCAGCGCGTGAGCCAGGTCGAGAAGGACACCGATCCGGAGCAGCAGGGGGTCGCTGTTCTGGTGCGCATCGACCGCGTGCGCGCCGGCAAGTTCGACATCCAGCGGCGCTAAGTCTTCGCGCGCGCGGCTTTCTTCTGCCGGGGACTCATCGTCTCCTGTGGCGGCTGCCACTTCGA
This sequence is a window from Candidatus Limnocylindria bacterium. Protein-coding genes within it:
- a CDS encoding pyridoxamine 5'-phosphate oxidase family protein, with translation MASAPPVTEIDLTEFSEIVDNARTDGERGQNTGAVATANDGRPDVALKGSLMVWDADHLAWWERGRAETEAAVRANPQVAVMVRNIVRDRRTLRFYGEARIVDDAELRERVWQRVSQVEKDTDPEQQGVAVLVRIDRVRAGKFDIQRR